The Arachis hypogaea cultivar Tifrunner chromosome 16, arahy.Tifrunner.gnm2.J5K5, whole genome shotgun sequence genome contains a region encoding:
- the LOC112755445 gene encoding BURP domain protein RD22, translating to MGFHLFPIITFLMASLVATNNAELPPQIYWKSLLPATPMPKAITNLLHPTGLMNEKFTSVGYEGDGTDVNVGGGNGGVSVGAGKRGKPVHVGVGYSPFDYVYAATETQLHHDPNVALFFLEETLHHGSQINLHFTKPSNLPSFIPRRLADSIPFASAKAKEIFKKLYIKPDSDDAKSMINTIIGCEKPAISGEEKQCVNSLESMVDFCTSKIGKNVAAVSTEVSKESVLQKYTVTTGVKKLGEKEGVVCHLQNYPYAVFYCHKTETIETYYVPLEGADGSRVKAIAVCHTNTLGWNPKHLAFQVLKVEPGTLPVCHFLPEDHVVWVPK from the exons ATGGGGTTTCATCTCTTTCCCATTATTACATTTCTCATG GCTTCACTAGTGGCAACTAATAATGCTGAATTGCCTCCTCAAATTTATTGGAAGTCCTTGCTCCCAGCAACTCCAATGCCAAAGGCAATTACCAATCTGCTACACCCTACAG GTTTGATGAATGAGAAATTCACCTCAGTGGGTTACGAAGGAGATGGCACCGACGTCAACGTTGGCGGAGGAAACGGAGGAGTCTCCGTGGGAGCTGGGAAAAGAGGAAAGCCAGTACACGTCGGCGTAGGGTACTCTCCATTTGACTATGTATATGCAGCTACAGAGACACAGTTACATCACGATCCCAACGTCGCGCTTTTCTTCTTAGAAGAGACCTTGCATCATGGATCACAGATCAACCTGCACTTCACCAAACCTTCCAATCTACCATCCTTCATTCCTCGCCGACTCGCAGATTCCATTCCCTTCGCGTCAGCCAAGGCGAAGGAAATATTCAAGAAATTATACATCAAACCAGATTCGGACGATGCCAAAAGCATGATAAATACAATAATCGGTTGCGAGAAGCCTGCGATCTCTGGAGAGGAAAAGCAATGCGTGAATTCTTTGGAGTCCATGGTTGATTTCTGCACTTCGAAGATTGGGAAAAATGTTGCGGCGGTTTCTACCGAAGTGAGCAAAGAAAGCGTTTTACAAAAGTATACGGTTACCACAGGAGTGAAGAAACTGGGAGAAAAGGAGGGAGTTGTGTGCCATTTACAGAATTACCCTTACGCGGTATTTTATTGTCATAAAACAGAGACCATTGAAACTTATTATGTGCCTTTGGAGGGTGCTGATGGGAGCAGAGTTAAAGCAATAGCGGTGTGCCATACTAACACATTGGGATGGAACCCAAAGCACTTGGCCTTCCAAGTTCTGAAAGTTGAGCCTGGAACTCTTCCAGTTTGTCACTTTCTTCCCGAGGACCATGTTGTTTGGGTTCCAAAGTAG